One genomic segment of Epinephelus fuscoguttatus linkage group LG19, E.fuscoguttatus.final_Chr_v1 includes these proteins:
- the trappc5 gene encoding trafficking protein particle complex subunit 5: MDTRFTRGKSNILERPLTRPKTEVSVSAFALLFSEMVQYCQSRVYSVSELQTRLADMGQSVGASMLDVLVLREKNGKRETKVLNMLLFIKVNVWKSLFGKEADKLEQANDDDKTYYIIEKEPLINAYISVPKENSSLNCAAFTAGIVEAILTHSGFPAKVTAHWHKGTTLMIKFNESVIARDKALDGR, encoded by the exons ATGGACACGCGGTTCACTCGGGGAAAATCCAACATCCTGGAGCGCCCCCTGACCCGCCCCAAGACTGAGGTCAGCGTGAGCGCTTTTGCCCTGCTGTTCTCAGAGATGGTCCAGTACTGTCAGAGCCGCGTGTACTCGGTGTCGGAGCTGCAGACACGCCTGGCGGACATGGGCCAGAGTGTGGGAGCCAGCATGCTGGACGTGCTGGTGCTGAGAGAGAAGAACGGGAAGAGGGAGACCAAAGTGCTGAATATGCTGCTCTTCATCAAG gTGAATGTGTGGAAGTCTTTGTTCGGGAAGGAGGCCGACAAGCTGGAGCAGGCCAACGATGATGACAAGACCTATTACATCATAGAAAAGGAGCCGCTTATCAACGCGTACATCTCTGTGCCCAAGGAGAACAGCAGCTTGAACTGCGCTGCCTTCACCGCGGGCATCGTGGAGGCCATCCTCACACACAGCGGCTTCCCCGCCAAGGTCACCGCCCACTGGCACAAAGGCACCACGCTGATGATAAAGTTTAACGAGTCAGTCATAGCCAGGGACAAAGCTCTGGACGGCAGATAA